From a single Streptomyces liliifuscus genomic region:
- a CDS encoding BTAD domain-containing putative transcriptional regulator — MDPVRYRILGTTQALRGDGTPVPVGGARLRALLTVLALRPGRTVPAAVLVDEVWGADPPADATGALQALVGRLRRALGADAIASAEGGYRLCAAADDIDLHRFERLAGEGVRALADGDPGKAAVVLDDALALWRGPALADLPDRTAESSRWETRRLDAHRARLTAALALGQAEQYLPDLTALSDEHPLDEPLQVLRLRALRDAGRTAEALAGYESVRQLLADRLGTDPGPELRSLHGELLRGEASENGHRPTSYEQPPEPDALSGTRDRGLGNLRARLTSFVGRHTDLETIRGDLGSARLVTLLGPGGAGKTRLSQEAAESIAASVPDGVWLAELAPVDAPEAVPEAVLTAVGARETVLRGAGAEEMRAVTDRHDDPLVRLTEHCANRRMLIVLDNCEHVVDAAARLVEQLLERCPGLTVLATSREPLGVPGELLRPVEPLPEPYALKLLADRGAAARPGFRVEDDPEAAAEICRRLDGLPLAIELAAARLRMLTPRQIADRLDNRFRLLTSGSRTVLPRQQTLRAVVDWSWDLLDEGERDVLRRLSVFAGGCDLAAAEAVCGPAALELLGSLVDKSLVVAAPSPLGGADGEMRYRLLETVAEYAGQRLDESGERPAAERAHLTYYRELARTTDPELRGPGQRAAIELLQIEGENTRAALQHAVAARDEQEALCLVLSLAWYWQIRDLRTAARNWSREIMALGPDPFAPPAEPAVPLYEPCTATPPPMRPEVLAEARRGVHLLHLACMDLELQTWQTPEAEAKLLAITQAYRPGLPQVCRNPGYLWFYAVMLTGDMDRLREVIDASVATCRELGYQWELAGALHMRANILANRADWAGDATRDADESLEIFVRIGDGWGAAEALSARGEARERKGEYQLAATDYRAAITHAERLGARAQTAILTTRLGSVLIDSGEAERGERLLRDVLEQGYGARNEAMPAARLFLAMWLGRSGRLAEARAQMDRMREEFAAVHFVVFDAYVLGVEAWLDAVDGLYERAVTGARGALQRGQDPLSLMISPNMMSAHLATAALALSGADGGQRVRDAARCLGAADGLLPNGHFRSAIERHVRERAEKVVRAALDDETYETAYAEGGGLSVEEAAALV; from the coding sequence ATGGACCCCGTGCGCTACCGCATTCTCGGCACCACCCAGGCACTCCGCGGGGACGGCACCCCCGTCCCGGTCGGCGGGGCGCGGCTGCGTGCCCTGCTGACCGTGCTCGCCCTGCGGCCGGGACGGACCGTGCCCGCGGCCGTACTGGTCGACGAGGTGTGGGGCGCCGATCCGCCCGCCGACGCCACCGGCGCGCTGCAGGCCCTGGTGGGCCGGCTGCGCAGGGCGCTCGGCGCGGACGCGATCGCCTCCGCCGAGGGCGGCTACCGGCTGTGCGCGGCGGCCGACGACATCGACCTGCACCGCTTCGAGCGGCTCGCCGGGGAGGGCGTCCGCGCGCTCGCCGACGGCGACCCCGGCAAGGCGGCCGTCGTCCTCGACGACGCCCTCGCGCTCTGGCGCGGCCCCGCCCTCGCCGACCTCCCGGACCGCACCGCCGAGTCCTCCCGCTGGGAGACCCGCCGCCTCGACGCCCACCGTGCCCGCCTCACCGCGGCCCTCGCCCTCGGCCAGGCCGAGCAGTACCTCCCCGACCTCACCGCCCTCAGCGACGAACACCCCCTGGACGAGCCCCTCCAGGTCCTGCGCCTGCGCGCCCTGCGCGACGCGGGCCGCACCGCGGAGGCACTGGCGGGCTACGAATCCGTACGACAGCTCCTCGCCGACCGGCTCGGCACCGACCCGGGACCCGAACTGCGTTCGCTGCACGGGGAGTTGCTGCGGGGGGAAGCGAGTGAGAACGGACACCGGCCGACGTCGTACGAGCAGCCGCCCGAGCCGGATGCCCTGTCCGGCACCCGCGACCGCGGCCTCGGCAACCTCCGCGCGCGGCTCACCTCCTTCGTCGGTCGGCACACCGACCTGGAGACCATCCGCGGCGACCTCGGATCCGCCCGCCTCGTCACACTGCTCGGGCCCGGCGGGGCCGGCAAGACCCGGCTGTCCCAGGAGGCCGCCGAGAGCATCGCCGCGTCCGTGCCCGACGGGGTGTGGCTGGCCGAACTCGCGCCCGTCGACGCCCCGGAGGCCGTACCCGAGGCCGTGCTCACCGCGGTCGGAGCGCGGGAGACCGTGCTGCGCGGCGCCGGTGCCGAGGAGATGCGGGCCGTCACCGACCGGCACGACGACCCGCTCGTCCGGCTCACCGAGCACTGCGCCAACCGCCGCATGCTGATCGTCCTCGACAACTGCGAACACGTCGTGGACGCCGCGGCCCGCCTCGTCGAACAGCTCCTGGAACGCTGCCCCGGACTGACCGTACTGGCCACGAGCCGCGAACCCCTCGGCGTACCGGGGGAGTTGCTGCGGCCGGTGGAACCGCTGCCCGAGCCCTACGCGCTGAAACTGCTCGCCGACCGGGGCGCCGCAGCGCGGCCCGGCTTCCGTGTCGAGGACGACCCGGAGGCGGCCGCCGAGATCTGCCGGCGGCTCGACGGACTGCCGCTGGCCATCGAACTGGCCGCCGCCCGGCTGCGGATGCTCACCCCGCGGCAGATCGCCGACCGCCTCGACAACCGCTTCCGCCTCCTCACCTCCGGCAGCCGTACGGTCCTGCCGCGCCAGCAGACACTCCGTGCCGTCGTCGACTGGTCCTGGGACCTCCTCGACGAGGGCGAACGGGACGTGCTGCGGCGGCTGTCCGTCTTCGCCGGCGGCTGCGACCTCGCCGCCGCCGAGGCCGTCTGCGGACCCGCCGCCCTGGAACTGCTCGGCTCGCTCGTCGACAAGTCCCTTGTCGTCGCGGCCCCTTCCCCGCTGGGCGGGGCCGACGGCGAGATGCGCTACCGGCTCCTGGAGACCGTCGCCGAGTACGCCGGGCAGCGGCTCGACGAGTCCGGCGAGCGCCCCGCCGCCGAGCGCGCCCACCTCACGTACTACCGCGAACTCGCCCGCACCACCGACCCGGAGCTGCGCGGCCCCGGCCAGCGCGCGGCCATCGAACTGCTCCAGATCGAGGGCGAGAACACGCGCGCCGCACTTCAGCACGCCGTCGCCGCCCGCGACGAACAGGAGGCGCTCTGCCTCGTCCTGTCCCTCGCCTGGTACTGGCAGATCCGCGACCTGCGCACGGCGGCACGCAACTGGTCCCGCGAGATCATGGCGCTCGGCCCCGACCCGTTCGCACCGCCCGCCGAGCCCGCCGTCCCGCTCTACGAACCGTGCACCGCGACTCCGCCACCGATGCGTCCGGAGGTCCTCGCCGAGGCCCGGCGCGGTGTCCACCTCCTCCATCTCGCGTGTATGGACCTGGAGTTGCAGACCTGGCAGACCCCGGAGGCCGAGGCCAAGCTGCTGGCCATCACCCAGGCCTACCGTCCCGGGCTCCCACAGGTCTGCCGCAACCCCGGCTATCTCTGGTTCTACGCCGTGATGCTGACCGGCGACATGGACCGGCTGCGCGAGGTCATCGACGCGAGCGTCGCCACCTGCCGGGAGCTCGGCTACCAGTGGGAACTGGCCGGGGCCCTGCACATGCGCGCCAACATCCTGGCCAACCGCGCCGACTGGGCCGGTGACGCGACCCGTGACGCGGACGAGTCGCTGGAGATCTTCGTCCGCATCGGGGACGGCTGGGGCGCCGCCGAGGCGCTCTCCGCACGGGGTGAGGCCCGTGAACGCAAGGGCGAGTACCAACTCGCCGCGACGGACTACAGAGCGGCCATCACCCACGCCGAACGCCTCGGTGCCCGCGCCCAGACGGCCATACTCACCACCCGCCTCGGCAGCGTGCTCATCGACTCGGGGGAGGCCGAGCGGGGCGAGCGGCTGCTCCGCGACGTCCTGGAACAGGGCTACGGAGCGCGCAACGAGGCGATGCCCGCGGCCCGGCTCTTCCTCGCGATGTGGCTCGGCCGCAGCGGCCGGCTCGCCGAGGCCCGCGCCCAGATGGACCGGATGCGCGAGGAGTTCGCCGCCGTCCACTTCGTGGTCTTCGACGCGTACGTGCTCGGGGTGGAGGCCTGGCTGGACGCCGTGGACGGGCTGTACGAGAGGGCGGTGACGGGGGCGCGGGGTGCCCTGCAGCGGGGGCAGGACCCGCTGAGCCTCATGATCTCGCCGAACATGATGTCGGCGCATCTGGCCACCGCAGCCCTCGCGCTGTCCGGCGCCGACGGCGGACAACGGGTCAGGGACGCC
- a CDS encoding site-2 protease family protein encodes MTTATTRHSDRRISPVFLGIVAVTAVTGWATWTGFAEQPGVAVFLFVTAAWIVSLCLHEYAHARTALHSGDISIGAKGYLTLNPLKYTHALLSIVLPVIFVMMGGIGLPGGAVWIERNRIQGRWKHSLISAAGPLTNVLFAVVCTAPFWLDALDGVPADFQFALAFLALLQVTAALLNFLPVPGLDGYGMIEPWLSHNIRRQVEPLAPFGLLLVIAILWIPAVNGVFFDVIDALLRSLNIDEFQTYCGQNLYRFWTDTNQYCSVSP; translated from the coding sequence ATGACCACCGCCACCACCCGCCACAGCGACCGGCGGATCAGCCCCGTCTTCCTCGGGATCGTGGCCGTCACCGCGGTGACGGGATGGGCCACCTGGACGGGCTTCGCCGAGCAGCCGGGCGTGGCCGTCTTCCTGTTCGTGACGGCGGCGTGGATCGTCTCTCTCTGCCTGCACGAGTACGCACACGCGCGCACGGCCCTGCACAGCGGCGACATCTCGATCGGCGCGAAAGGGTATTTGACCCTCAACCCTCTCAAATACACCCACGCGCTGCTGAGCATCGTGCTGCCCGTCATCTTCGTGATGATGGGCGGTATCGGTCTGCCGGGCGGCGCGGTCTGGATCGAGCGGAACCGGATCCAGGGCCGCTGGAAGCACAGTCTGATCTCGGCGGCGGGCCCGCTGACGAACGTGCTGTTCGCGGTGGTCTGCACGGCCCCGTTCTGGCTGGACGCGCTGGACGGCGTACCGGCCGACTTCCAGTTCGCCCTCGCCTTCCTCGCGCTGCTCCAGGTCACGGCCGCGCTCCTGAACTTCCTGCCGGTGCCGGGCCTGGACGGCTACGGCATGATCGAGCCCTGGCTGTCGCACAACATCCGCCGCCAGGTGGAGCCCCTCGCGCCCTTCGGGCTGCTCCTCGTGATCGCCATCCTGTGGATCCCGGCGGTGAACGGTGTGTTCTTCGACGTGATCGACGCGCTGCTGCGCAGCCTGAACATCGACGAGTTCCAGACGTACTGCGGGCAGAACCTCTACCGCTTCTGGACGGACACCAACCAGTACTGCTCGGTCAGCCCGTGA
- the npdG gene encoding NADPH-dependent F420 reductase: MTSTDSAQKAPAKDPWDLPDVSGLVVGVLGGTGPQGKGLAYRLARAGQKVIIGSRAAERAQAAADELGHGVEGADNAETARRSDIVIVAVPWDGHGKTLESLREELAGKLVVDCVNPLGFDKKGAYALKPEEGSAAEQAAALLPDSRVTAAFHHLSAVLLQDPEIEEIDTDVMVLGEERADVEIVQALAGRIPGMRGVFSGRLRNAHQVEALVANLISVNRRYKAHAGLRVTDV, from the coding sequence ATGACCTCTACTGACAGTGCACAGAAGGCGCCCGCGAAGGACCCCTGGGACCTTCCCGACGTGTCCGGGCTCGTCGTCGGCGTACTCGGCGGCACCGGTCCGCAGGGCAAGGGCCTCGCCTACCGGCTGGCGCGGGCCGGCCAGAAGGTGATCATCGGTTCACGGGCCGCTGAGCGCGCGCAGGCCGCCGCCGACGAGCTCGGCCACGGCGTCGAGGGCGCCGACAACGCCGAGACCGCCCGCCGCAGCGACATCGTGATCGTCGCCGTGCCGTGGGACGGACACGGCAAGACGCTGGAGTCGCTGCGCGAGGAGCTGGCCGGCAAGCTCGTCGTCGACTGCGTCAACCCGCTCGGATTCGACAAGAAGGGCGCGTATGCGCTGAAGCCCGAGGAGGGCAGCGCGGCCGAGCAGGCCGCCGCCCTGCTGCCGGACTCGCGGGTCACGGCCGCCTTCCACCATCTCTCCGCGGTCCTCCTCCAGGACCCGGAGATCGAGGAGATCGACACCGACGTCATGGTCCTCGGCGAGGAGCGCGCGGACGTCGAGATCGTCCAGGCGCTGGCCGGCCGCATCCCCGGCATGCGCGGGGTCTTCTCCGGACGGCTGCGCAACGCCCACCAGGTCGAGGCGCTGGTGGCGAACCTGATCTCGGTGAACCGCCGGTACAAGGCCCACGCGGGTCTGCGGGTGACCGACGTGTAG